One genomic segment of Natrononativus amylolyticus includes these proteins:
- a CDS encoding class I SAM-dependent methyltransferase: MAGNRTGSESAQAFYGRWARLYDLLARRTPGISALRARAAAACRLEPGDTVVEMGCGTGANLPYLRERVGPEGTVIGVDFTGPVLERARDLTAEYDNVHVVRGDATRPPVDDADAVLATFVVGMLADPAGAVDDWCDLVGPGGHVVLVNAARSEAWYAPPVNALFRAVTVLSTPPTLKFRYDTEPHRRLDERVAAGHGRLRGRSRAVAHETHALGVVRLTGGEIE; encoded by the coding sequence TCTACGGGCGCTGGGCGCGCCTCTACGACCTGCTCGCGCGCCGAACCCCGGGGATCTCGGCCCTGCGGGCGCGGGCGGCGGCGGCGTGTCGCCTCGAACCCGGTGACACCGTCGTCGAGATGGGGTGTGGCACCGGCGCGAACCTGCCGTACCTGCGCGAGCGCGTCGGCCCGGAGGGGACCGTGATCGGCGTGGATTTCACGGGGCCGGTGCTCGAGCGCGCCCGCGACCTCACTGCCGAGTACGACAACGTCCACGTCGTCCGTGGCGACGCGACCCGGCCGCCGGTCGACGACGCCGACGCGGTGCTCGCGACGTTCGTCGTCGGGATGCTCGCCGACCCCGCGGGCGCTGTCGACGACTGGTGTGACCTCGTCGGCCCCGGCGGCCACGTCGTCCTCGTCAACGCCGCGCGCAGCGAGGCGTGGTACGCGCCGCCGGTCAACGCGCTGTTCCGGGCCGTCACCGTGCTCTCGACGCCGCCCACGCTAAAGTTCCGTTACGACACCGAGCCCCACCGTCGGCTGGACGAGCGGGTCGCCGCGGGCCACGGGCGCCTCCGGGGGCGCTCGAGGGCGGTCGCCCACGAGACCCACGCCCTCGGGGTCGTGCGGCTGACCGGCGGCGAGATCGAATAG